In one window of Paraflavitalea soli DNA:
- a CDS encoding SusC/RagA family TonB-linked outer membrane protein, protein MRKHFFQRSALWCYYLAAILLMPVCLQAQQTVIHGTVTNQATKEPLVGISVQLKGAASGTSTDADGKFTLAVSDAKGTLVFSGVGFETREIPLKGQTSVEVKLNAASINLNEVVVIGYGTQTKKDLTGAVAQVKATQLENENPGSVQDVLRGNVPGLNISQINAAGAKGGGDLLVRGKSSINAGTTPLIVLDGVIYQGQLSDINPNDINTIDVLKDASSAAVFGAKAASGVVLITTKRGTKGKPTITLNTNVGFSELAQNEPLYDGPGFVAWRTDVQKSRNNTSTKLYTFDDPRNLPAGITMTQWRDGRTGDSIDIWLDRLGLKPVEIANYKNGKTVNWYDMMFQRGFRQDHTISLSGKKEDFTYYWSLGYTDNEGVVVGDRFKTFRTRVNIEGRVAKFLTAGLNMQFADRDESQVPVNWGQMVNASPYGEIYNADGTTLRDSPNDDIGNNTNPFADNTYTNRLQKNNTLFGSIYAKGTLPYGFSYQVNFTPSFDFYRYFNGVSYMHPTYRVRKGVATRTTQTTYNWQVDNVIKWDKTFGQHQFNVTMLWNVEKFQSWREQMDNEGFDPKDVLSYHNIGAGIKPIISSDDQVSTGDALMARLNYTFKDRYMLTASYRRDGYSAFGQQNPRAGFPAVALGWVFSDEDFMKDAKWLDYGKLRVSYGINGNRDVGRYQAISNLTGGKYQYVNAAGIIFPVSQLWTDRMANPNLKWEKTTSLNLGIDFGLLNNRLSGSIDVYDKSTQDMLVQRALPTVIGFDYVMFNLGKIENKGMEIALNSININNKNFSWRTNVNFWFNRNKIVRLYGPVNVYDQDGKLIGQQEKDDLVNKWFIGRDIDVIWDQKVLGVWQESEAAEAKKYGVYPGDFKVEDVNGDFKYSNDDRQFLGYRSPRFQWTLRNEFTFFKSFDFAFSLYSNWGQMSDYNQAKNNSGFQDRQNSYKFPYWTAANPINDYARLFSSNGSASYSVYRKTSFIRLNTISLAYTLPRNLLQKAHIESLKVYANVSNAAIYSPDWTYWDPEFRNRASDGAISTAIPPRTYTLGMNVTF, encoded by the coding sequence ATGAGAAAACATTTCTTCCAAAGGAGTGCCCTATGGTGCTACTACCTGGCGGCTATCCTCCTCATGCCTGTATGCCTGCAGGCACAGCAAACTGTTATTCACGGTACCGTTACCAACCAAGCCACCAAAGAACCCCTGGTGGGCATCTCTGTTCAACTGAAAGGCGCTGCCAGCGGCACTTCAACCGATGCCGATGGGAAATTTACCCTGGCGGTGTCCGACGCCAAAGGCACCCTGGTATTTAGTGGCGTAGGATTTGAAACAAGGGAAATACCCTTGAAAGGACAAACCAGTGTGGAGGTAAAACTAAATGCCGCTTCTATCAACCTCAATGAAGTGGTGGTGATCGGATACGGCACACAAACCAAAAAAGACCTCACCGGCGCCGTGGCGCAGGTAAAAGCCACACAATTGGAAAATGAAAACCCCGGCAGTGTGCAGGATGTGCTGCGGGGTAATGTTCCGGGGCTTAATATATCACAGATCAATGCTGCCGGTGCGAAAGGTGGCGGCGATCTGTTGGTGCGTGGTAAGTCATCCATCAATGCCGGTACTACACCGCTGATCGTATTGGACGGGGTGATCTACCAGGGACAGTTGAGTGATATCAATCCCAATGACATCAACACCATCGATGTATTGAAGGATGCCAGCTCTGCTGCAGTATTCGGCGCCAAAGCAGCCAGTGGCGTAGTACTCATCACCACCAAGCGCGGCACTAAGGGCAAGCCCACCATCACCCTCAATACCAACGTAGGATTTTCCGAGCTGGCACAGAACGAGCCTTTATATGATGGCCCTGGCTTTGTAGCCTGGCGTACAGATGTACAGAAAAGCCGCAACAATACCTCTACCAAACTGTACACCTTCGATGATCCCCGTAACCTGCCCGCTGGCATTACGATGACCCAATGGCGTGATGGTCGTACCGGCGATTCCATTGATATCTGGCTCGACAGGCTGGGTCTGAAACCCGTGGAGATCGCCAATTATAAGAATGGCAAAACGGTCAACTGGTATGATATGATGTTTCAGCGCGGTTTCCGCCAGGACCATACCATAAGCCTGTCTGGTAAAAAAGAAGATTTCACCTACTACTGGTCCCTTGGCTATACGGATAATGAAGGCGTTGTGGTGGGCGACCGTTTTAAGACCTTCCGCACCCGGGTAAATATTGAAGGCAGGGTGGCTAAATTCTTAACAGCTGGCCTCAATATGCAGTTTGCCGATCGTGATGAAAGTCAGGTGCCCGTCAACTGGGGCCAGATGGTCAATGCTTCTCCCTATGGAGAAATATACAATGCCGATGGGACCACCCTGCGCGATAGTCCCAATGACGATATTGGTAATAACACAAACCCCTTTGCTGATAATACCTATACCAACCGCCTGCAGAAGAACAATACCTTGTTTGGAAGCATCTATGCCAAAGGCACTTTGCCTTATGGCTTTTCTTACCAGGTCAACTTTACCCCCAGTTTTGATTTCTACCGTTATTTCAATGGCGTTTCCTACATGCATCCTACCTACCGGGTACGTAAAGGCGTAGCTACCCGCACTACACAGACGACTTATAACTGGCAGGTGGATAATGTGATCAAATGGGATAAGACATTTGGTCAGCACCAGTTCAATGTGACCATGCTGTGGAACGTGGAGAAATTCCAATCCTGGAGAGAGCAGATGGACAATGAAGGTTTTGATCCCAAAGATGTGCTGAGTTACCACAATATTGGTGCAGGTATTAAACCCATTATTAGCAGCGACGACCAGGTAAGCACCGGCGATGCCCTGATGGCGCGGTTGAATTATACATTCAAAGACCGTTATATGCTCACCGCTTCTTATCGCCGGGATGGCTATTCTGCCTTTGGCCAGCAAAACCCAAGGGCCGGGTTTCCCGCTGTTGCCCTGGGATGGGTATTCTCGGATGAGGACTTCATGAAGGATGCCAAATGGCTCGACTATGGTAAACTGCGTGTATCCTACGGTATTAATGGTAACCGGGACGTAGGCCGTTACCAGGCCATCTCCAACCTCACCGGTGGCAAGTACCAATACGTCAATGCAGCCGGGATTATCTTCCCGGTATCGCAATTGTGGACAGACAGGATGGCCAATCCCAACCTCAAATGGGAGAAGACCACTTCCCTCAACCTGGGTATTGACTTCGGTTTACTCAACAACCGCCTGAGTGGTTCCATAGATGTGTACGATAAGTCAACCCAGGATATGCTGGTGCAACGCGCATTGCCTACCGTCATCGGGTTCGATTATGTAATGTTCAACCTGGGCAAAATTGAGAACAAGGGTATGGAGATCGCTCTGAATAGCATTAACATCAACAACAAGAACTTCTCCTGGAGAACCAATGTGAATTTCTGGTTCAACCGCAATAAGATCGTGCGGCTCTATGGCCCTGTAAATGTGTATGACCAGGATGGAAAGCTGATCGGCCAGCAGGAAAAAGATGACCTCGTCAATAAATGGTTTATTGGAAGGGATATTGATGTGATCTGGGACCAAAAGGTATTGGGTGTATGGCAGGAGAGTGAAGCCGCTGAAGCCAAGAAATATGGTGTATATCCCGGCGACTTTAAAGTGGAAGATGTCAATGGGGACTTTAAATATTCCAATGACGACAGGCAGTTCCTCGGATACCGGTCCCCTCGTTTTCAATGGACCCTCCGCAATGAATTTACTTTCTTCAAAAGCTTTGATTTTGCTTTCTCCCTCTATTCCAACTGGGGACAGATGAGTGATTACAACCAGGCCAAGAACAACAGCGGTTTCCAGGACAGGCAAAACTCCTATAAGTTCCCTTATTGGACAGCCGCCAATCCCATTAATGATTATGCCCGCTTGTTCTCCAGCAACGGAAGCGCTTCCTACAGTGTGTACCGGAAGACCTCTTTCATCAGGCTCAACACCATTTCCCTGGCCTATACCTTGCCCAGGAACCTGCTGCAGAAAGCACATATTGAAAGCCTGAAGGTCTATGCCAACGTATCCAATGCGGCGATATATTCTCCTGACTGGACCTATTGGGATCCTGAGTTCAGGAACAGGGCAAGCGATGGAGCCATCTCTACCGCTATTCCTCCGCGCACGTATACTCTGGGAATGAATGTTACTTTTTAA